The Aedes aegypti strain LVP_AGWG chromosome 3, AaegL5.0 Primary Assembly, whole genome shotgun sequence genome contains a region encoding:
- the LOC110679199 gene encoding exonuclease 3'-5' domain-containing protein 2-like — translation MIVLIVFGSVLLLIVGAFFSQPEPTYNSPPAPTVQKVRSTPASSTPSINQKRLTPALSVTSKPTNPLKNPFQVMNHSVHIITTASKYTELIRQMSYACRSYPVIGLDCEWVTIYGQRQKVALLQLAFKYGICLLIRLFQMDSFPTELRELLANPQIFKVGIEVYYDGQKLLQDYGMEVKGTVDLRHLAKRLRTPGAFGLAGLAQTVLGIQLDKDKRISISDWQSFELSPVQREYAAKDAIVALDLFERFSQDIPISEMYQYVDRPFKTRFNR, via the exons ATGATTGTGCTGATTGTCTTCGGCAGTGTACTGCTATTGATTGTTGGTGCATTCTTTTCGCAACCGGAACCCACTTATAACTCGCCACCCGCACCAACCGTCCAAAAAGTACGATCAACTCCTGCGTCGTCAACCCCGTCAATAAATCAGAAAAGGTTGACTCCAGCACTCTCTGTTACATCGAAACCAACAAACCCACTGAAAAATCCGTTCCAAGTGATGAATCACAGCGTGCACATCATAACTACCGCCTCGAAATATACTGAACTCATCCGTCAGATGAGTTATGCTTGCAGAAGCTATCCTGTAATCGGTTTGGACTGCGAATGGGTCACAATTTACGGCCAACGGCAAAAAGTGGCCCTATTACAATTGGCTTTCAAATATGGAATATGTCTTCTGATAAGGCTCTTTCAAATGGATTCATTTCCAACCGAGCTGCGGGAACTCCTGGCCAATCCGCAGATTTTCAAAGTGGGCATTGAAGTTTACTACGACGGCCAGAAACTCCTACAAGACTACGGCATGGAGGTGAAAGGAACGGTTGACTTACGCCATCTGGCAAAACGACTCCGAACTCCCGGAGCGTTTGGTTTAGCGGGACTTGCCCAAACAGTGCTGGGCATTCAGCTCGACAAAGACAAGCGAATTTCTATATCGGATTGGCAGAGTTTCGAATTGTCTCCGGTTCAAAGGGAATACGCTGCCAAAGATGCGATTGTGGCGCTGGACCTGTTCGAACGCTTCAGTCAGGATATCCCAATCAG TGAAATGTACCAATACGTAGATAGACCCTTCAAAACCAGATTCAATCGATAA